One Ananas comosus cultivar F153 linkage group 23, ASM154086v1, whole genome shotgun sequence genomic window carries:
- the LOC109728295 gene encoding sodium/hydrogen exchanger 2-like isoform X2, producing the protein MPGALGLFKMLDISDLEIGDYLAIGAIFSATDSVCTLQVLNQDETPLLYSLVFGEGVVNDATSVVLFNAIQNFDLVHIDATVVLEVVGNFFYLFFTSTFLGVFAGLLSAYIIKTLYFGRHSTDREVSLMMLMAYLSYMLAELLDLSGILTVFFCGIVMSHYTWHNVTEKSRITTKHTFATLSFIAEIFLFLYVGMDALDIEKWKLASDSPGKTVGISSILLGLVMVGRAAFVFPLSFLSNLTKRSPEGKITFNQQIIIWWAGLMRGAVSIALAYNKFTRAGYTQLPSNAMMITSTITVVLFSTMVFGFLTKPLLWLLLPMRHNSNLPDPSSSQWSMNRSLLGSALESQLESRQDFRYPTLRSILTRPTRSVHYYWRRFDNWVLRPVFGGRGFVPFVPGSPTEPNIHTSHDVNDVREEIPEEQEL; encoded by the exons ATGCCGG GTGCTTTAGGATTGTTTAAAATGCTTGATATAAGTGACCTGGAAATTGGAGATTATCTTG CGATTGGGGCGATCTTTTCGGCAACGGACTCTGTTTGCACCTTGCAG GTGCTTAATCAGGATGAAACGCCTTTACTCTATAGCTTGGTCTTTGGCGAAGGTGTCGTCAATGACGCTACATCAGTGGTGCTGTTCAACGCAATTCAGAACTTCGATCTAGTTCATATCGATGCTACTGTTGTATTGGAAGTTGTTGGCAACTTCTTTTATCTATTTTTCACCAGTACCTTTCTTGGTGTATTT GCTGGATTACTTAGTGCCTATATTATCAAGACACTTTATTTCGGCAG GCACTCCACTGATCGTGAAGTTTCTCTAATGATGCTAATGGCTTATCTTTCCTACATGCTGGCAGAA CTTTTAGATTTGAGTGGCATTCTCACAGTTTTCTTTTGTGGGATAGTGATGTCGCACTATACGTGGCACAATGTAACAGAGAAGTCTAGGATTACCACAAA GCATACCTTCGCTACATTGTCATTTATTGCtgagatttttctctttctttatgtTGGGATGGATGCATTGGACATTGAGAAGTGGAAACTTGCTAGTGACAG TCCTGGAAAAACAGTTGGCATTAGCTCAATTCTGTTAGGCCTGGTAATGGTGGGGAGAGCTGCTTTTGTTTTCCCACTCTCTTTTCTATCCAACTTAACTAAGCGCTCTCCGGAAGGAAAGATCACCTTCAATCAGCAA ATCATAATTTGGTGGGCTGGCCTTATGAGAGGAGCCGTATCCATTGCACTTGCTTACAATAAG TTTACCAGAGCTGGTTATACCCAACTGCCTAGCAACGCTATGATGATCACCAGCACAATAACAGTTGTTCTCTTCAGCACAATG GTTTTTGGGTTTCTGACGAAGCCGCTGCTGTGGCTCTTACTACCGATGAGACATAACAGTAACCTGCCTGATCCCTCTTCGAGCCAATGGTCAATGAACCGGTCACTCCTAGGAAGCGCACTCGAATCCCAGCTCGAGTCAAGGCAAGATTTCCGCTACCCAACCCTCCGCAGCATTCTCACCAGACCGACTCGCTCCGTCCACTATTACTGGCGTCGATTCGACAATTGGGTCCTCCGCCCCGTGTTCGGCGGCCGAGGCTTCGTACCCTTCGTCCCGGGCTCACCCACCGAACCGAACATCCACACGTCTCATGATGTCAATGATGTCCGCGAGGAAATTCCCGAGGAACAAGAACTCTAG
- the LOC109728368 gene encoding NAC domain-containing protein 19-like, with protein sequence MAQQCRPSPPGTAPRPRRSQSEESVALSFTFTPSDEQLIVHYLRAYAAGQSLRWDHVVEAEVYSKDPRSLLGDGGEIGYFLTKRTRHGNRVKRTAGGGTWTGQTRKNEIVSARGEVVGFKAMFSFCIGGGGDDDCSTKPSKKTTGYVMYEYELPSTANKGARRQVCAD encoded by the coding sequence ATGGCGCAGCAATGCCGTCCCTCTCCCCCCGGAACGGCGCCGCGGCCCAGGCGGTCGCAGTCGGAAGAGTCGGTGGCCCTCAGCTTCACCTTCACCCCCAGCGATGAGCAGCTCATCGTTCACTACCTCCGCGCCTACGCCGCCGGCCAGAGCCTGCGGTGGGACCACGTCGTCGAGGCCGAAGTCTACTCCAAGGATCCACGGAGCCTcctcggcgacggcggcgagatCGGGTATTTCCTCACCAAGAGGACGCGGCACGGGAATCGCGTGAAGCGGACCGCCGGCGGAGGGACGTGGACCGGCCAAACCAGGAAAAACGAGATTGTGTCCGCCCGCGGCGAAGTCGTCGGCTTCAAAGCGATGTTCTCGTTCTgtatcggcggcggcggcgacgacgactgCTCCACGAAACCATCCAAGAAGACGACAGGATACGTGATGTACGAATATGAGCTGCCGTCGACGGCCAACAAGGGCGCGCGCCGACAGGTATGCGCTGATTAA
- the LOC109728295 gene encoding sodium/hydrogen exchanger 1-like isoform X1, translated as MGVGVGLGLGAAMSRLGLVSTSDYSSIVSINIFVALLCACIVIGHLLEEYRWVNESITALLIGLFTGAVILLSTQGKNSRILVFSEDLFFIYLLPPIIFNAGFQVKKKQFFRNFITIVLFGAVGTLISFIVISLGALGLFKMLDISDLEIGDYLAIGAIFSATDSVCTLQVLNQDETPLLYSLVFGEGVVNDATSVVLFNAIQNFDLVHIDATVVLEVVGNFFYLFFTSTFLGVFAGLLSAYIIKTLYFGRHSTDREVSLMMLMAYLSYMLAELLDLSGILTVFFCGIVMSHYTWHNVTEKSRITTKHTFATLSFIAEIFLFLYVGMDALDIEKWKLASDSPGKTVGISSILLGLVMVGRAAFVFPLSFLSNLTKRSPEGKITFNQQIIIWWAGLMRGAVSIALAYNKFTRAGYTQLPSNAMMITSTITVVLFSTMVFGFLTKPLLWLLLPMRHNSNLPDPSSSQWSMNRSLLGSALESQLESRQDFRYPTLRSILTRPTRSVHYYWRRFDNWVLRPVFGGRGFVPFVPGSPTEPNIHTSHDVNDVREEIPEEQEL; from the exons atgggggtgggggtggggttggggttgggtgCTGCGATGTCGAGATTAGGGTTAGTGTCAACTTCCGATTACTCGTCGATCGTTTCGATCAACATCTTTGTGGCTCTCCTTTGTGCGTGCATCGTGATCGGGCATTTGCTTGAGGAGTATCGGTGGGTGAACGAATCGATCACCGCGCTTCTAATT GGGCTGTTCACAGGCGCTGTGATTCTCCTTTCCACGCAGGGGAAGAACTCGCGCATTCTCGTCTTCAGCGAAGACCTTTTCTTCATCTACTTGCTCCCGCCAATCATTTTTAATGCCGG GTTTCAAGTAAAAAAGAAACAGTTCTTTCGCAATTTTATCACAATTGTACTCTTTGGTGCTGTTGGGACATTGATCTCCTTCATAGTAATCTCTCTTG GTGCTTTAGGATTGTTTAAAATGCTTGATATAAGTGACCTGGAAATTGGAGATTATCTTG CGATTGGGGCGATCTTTTCGGCAACGGACTCTGTTTGCACCTTGCAG GTGCTTAATCAGGATGAAACGCCTTTACTCTATAGCTTGGTCTTTGGCGAAGGTGTCGTCAATGACGCTACATCAGTGGTGCTGTTCAACGCAATTCAGAACTTCGATCTAGTTCATATCGATGCTACTGTTGTATTGGAAGTTGTTGGCAACTTCTTTTATCTATTTTTCACCAGTACCTTTCTTGGTGTATTT GCTGGATTACTTAGTGCCTATATTATCAAGACACTTTATTTCGGCAG GCACTCCACTGATCGTGAAGTTTCTCTAATGATGCTAATGGCTTATCTTTCCTACATGCTGGCAGAA CTTTTAGATTTGAGTGGCATTCTCACAGTTTTCTTTTGTGGGATAGTGATGTCGCACTATACGTGGCACAATGTAACAGAGAAGTCTAGGATTACCACAAA GCATACCTTCGCTACATTGTCATTTATTGCtgagatttttctctttctttatgtTGGGATGGATGCATTGGACATTGAGAAGTGGAAACTTGCTAGTGACAG TCCTGGAAAAACAGTTGGCATTAGCTCAATTCTGTTAGGCCTGGTAATGGTGGGGAGAGCTGCTTTTGTTTTCCCACTCTCTTTTCTATCCAACTTAACTAAGCGCTCTCCGGAAGGAAAGATCACCTTCAATCAGCAA ATCATAATTTGGTGGGCTGGCCTTATGAGAGGAGCCGTATCCATTGCACTTGCTTACAATAAG TTTACCAGAGCTGGTTATACCCAACTGCCTAGCAACGCTATGATGATCACCAGCACAATAACAGTTGTTCTCTTCAGCACAATG GTTTTTGGGTTTCTGACGAAGCCGCTGCTGTGGCTCTTACTACCGATGAGACATAACAGTAACCTGCCTGATCCCTCTTCGAGCCAATGGTCAATGAACCGGTCACTCCTAGGAAGCGCACTCGAATCCCAGCTCGAGTCAAGGCAAGATTTCCGCTACCCAACCCTCCGCAGCATTCTCACCAGACCGACTCGCTCCGTCCACTATTACTGGCGTCGATTCGACAATTGGGTCCTCCGCCCCGTGTTCGGCGGCCGAGGCTTCGTACCCTTCGTCCCGGGCTCACCCACCGAACCGAACATCCACACGTCTCATGATGTCAATGATGTCCGCGAGGAAATTCCCGAGGAACAAGAACTCTAG